A genome region from Myroides fluvii includes the following:
- a CDS encoding cytochrome-c peroxidase, protein MYKAIKISVLLPVLGLMSCRSDDSYEPIESNPFVDLIIPADFPSLNPAFYNNPPTKFGVELGKKLFFDPRLSRDNTIACATCHIQSNAYADHQKQAVGIEGKVGLRNVPPIQNLAFMLYYNWDGSKRQLESQVIVPIITPEEMHASIVEVIGKIQEDSDYQKLFQQAFGDKRITDQRIYQSIAQYEYTLISANSKYDQVQRKETAFTPKEQYGYEVFQVKCASCHSGALFTDQTFRNIGFPINSDSNEAGRARVTGDLNDYMSFRVPSLRNVEYTGPYGSFGQFKTLSEVLDYMDQGVLDADNLDPIFKENENKIPLTAEEKEALLVFMQTLSDVNFIGRQ, encoded by the coding sequence ATATATAAAGCAATAAAAATCAGCGTTTTACTTCCTGTTTTGGGGTTGATGTCTTGTCGTTCAGATGATTCTTATGAACCAATAGAATCGAATCCATTCGTAGATTTGATTATTCCAGCTGATTTTCCTTCACTTAATCCCGCTTTTTACAACAATCCACCCACCAAGTTTGGCGTAGAATTGGGTAAAAAATTGTTTTTTGATCCGCGTTTAAGCCGAGATAATACCATTGCTTGTGCTACTTGCCATATCCAATCTAATGCTTATGCAGATCATCAAAAACAAGCCGTTGGAATAGAAGGGAAGGTGGGGCTAAGAAATGTGCCCCCCATTCAGAATCTTGCGTTTATGCTGTATTACAATTGGGATGGGAGTAAACGCCAATTGGAAAGTCAAGTGATTGTCCCTATTATTACTCCAGAAGAGATGCATGCTTCTATTGTGGAAGTAATTGGAAAAATACAAGAAGATTCAGACTATCAAAAATTGTTTCAACAAGCTTTTGGCGATAAGCGAATTACCGATCAGCGCATTTACCAAAGTATTGCACAATATGAATACACCTTAATTTCGGCCAACAGTAAATACGATCAGGTTCAGCGCAAGGAAACGGCATTTACACCCAAAGAACAATACGGCTATGAAGTATTTCAAGTAAAGTGTGCCAGTTGTCACAGTGGTGCTTTATTTACCGATCAGACGTTTAGAAACATAGGATTCCCGATCAATAGCGATTCCAATGAAGCCGGAAGAGCGCGTGTTACAGGCGATTTAAACGATTATATGAGCTTTCGCGTTCCTTCGTTGCGCAACGTCGAATATACAGGGCCTTACGGTAGTTTTGGGCAGTTTAAAACGCTCAGCGAAGTCTTGGATTATATGGATCAGGGTGTTTTAGATGCGGATAATTTAGATCCTATTTTTAAAGAGAACGAGAACAAAATTCCGCTAACAGCCGAAGAAAAAGAAGCCTTGCTTGTATTTATGCAAACCTTGAGTGATGTGAACTTTATAGGCAGACAATAA
- a CDS encoding EamA family transporter: protein MIYLLFSILGSVAVGVFFKYIKKYAINIFEIIIINYVITSLFSFFIFQVDFNQISVNMPWEIILALGILLPTIFVVQFYAIKHAGLIKTDIAQRLSLLIPILAAIFIFQEELNTMRYVALAVGLVSVYFILNKGNAIKTSTSNKSTYYLLGTFLGFGVIDICFKKLALYSAIPYTQSLFYVFATALILSLVAYTLGTRKNIFMIKKLNLASGIFIGGLNFVNIIFYMKAHQHFSSNPTIVFAGMNFGVIFLGTLLGYTLFNEKLNKKNIIGLALAALAITLLIISLN from the coding sequence ATGATCTATTTACTTTTCAGTATTCTTGGAAGTGTTGCTGTTGGTGTGTTTTTCAAATACATTAAAAAATATGCCATCAATATTTTTGAAATCATCATCATCAATTACGTTATAACGTCTTTATTTTCCTTTTTTATTTTCCAGGTTGATTTCAATCAAATCTCGGTTAATATGCCTTGGGAAATTATTTTGGCTTTGGGGATTTTATTACCCACCATTTTCGTGGTTCAATTCTATGCTATTAAACATGCGGGTTTAATTAAAACAGATATCGCGCAGCGTTTATCTCTTTTAATTCCTATTTTGGCCGCTATCTTTATTTTTCAAGAGGAATTGAATACAATGCGCTATGTTGCTCTGGCGGTTGGATTAGTTTCCGTTTATTTTATTTTAAATAAAGGAAATGCAATAAAAACTTCTACTTCAAATAAAAGTACTTATTACTTATTAGGTACTTTTTTAGGATTTGGTGTGATCGATATTTGCTTCAAAAAACTAGCGCTTTATTCTGCTATTCCTTACACACAAAGTTTGTTCTACGTTTTTGCTACAGCTTTGATTTTGAGTTTAGTTGCTTATACTTTGGGTACTAGGAAGAATATTTTTATGATTAAAAAACTAAATCTAGCCTCGGGAATTTTTATTGGTGGATTGAATTTTGTCAATATTATTTTCTACATGAAAGCCCATCAACACTTCTCCTCTAACCCTACCATTGTATTTGCAGGTATGAATTTTGGGGTTATTTTCTTGGGTACGCTATTGGGCTACACGCTTTTTAATGAGAAATTGAACAAAAAGAACATCATTGGATTAGCTTTAGCTGCTTTAGCGATTACATTGCTAATTATTTCATTGAATTAA
- a CDS encoding IMPACT family protein produces MSEEKDFYKTISEPTEEVLYKEKNSKFFGYAFPIKKEEEVKEYLDQIKKVHYNARHWCYAFQLGTDPVYYRANDDGEPSNTAGAPIYGQIQSFDLTDILIVVVRYFGGVKLGVGGLITAYRAAAQMALEEADIIECTIDKKFKVRFDYKDMNNVMRVIKERNLNLVQQKLEMTCEIELSIRKSEYQQALEAFVPYYEVKVVEPSDENYN; encoded by the coding sequence ATGTCGGAAGAGAAAGATTTTTATAAAACCATAAGCGAGCCCACTGAAGAAGTATTGTACAAAGAAAAAAACAGCAAATTCTTTGGCTATGCTTTTCCTATTAAAAAAGAAGAAGAAGTAAAGGAATACCTTGATCAAATTAAAAAAGTGCACTACAATGCACGCCACTGGTGCTATGCTTTTCAGTTAGGTACCGATCCTGTTTATTATCGGGCCAATGACGATGGGGAGCCTAGTAATACAGCAGGAGCTCCCATTTATGGTCAAATACAATCCTTTGATTTAACGGATATTCTCATTGTCGTTGTGCGCTATTTTGGCGGCGTAAAATTAGGCGTTGGTGGATTGATTACCGCTTATCGCGCAGCCGCTCAAATGGCCCTAGAAGAAGCCGATATTATCGAATGCACCATTGACAAGAAGTTCAAAGTTCGCTTTGATTACAAAGACATGAACAACGTTATGCGCGTGATTAAAGAACGCAATCTAAATTTGGTGCAACAAAAGTTAGAAATGACCTGTGAAATTGAATTATCTATTCGAAAAAGTGAATACCAACAAGCACTAGAGGCTTTTGTTCCTTATTACGAGGTAAAGGTAGTTGAACCGTCAGATGAAAACTACAATTAA
- the ribD gene encoding bifunctional diaminohydroxyphosphoribosylaminopyrimidine deaminase/5-amino-6-(5-phosphoribosylamino)uracil reductase RibD, translated as MFKDTVLSMLEKDEYYISRCLQLAKQGTFAAMPNPSVGAVIVYHDNIIGEGFTAAYGGSHAEVNAIAQVKDQALLKESTLYVSLEPCSHFGKTPPCSDLIIAKQIPRVVVGTIDPFAKVCGMGIQKMRNAGIDVVVGVLEQACQESNQRFFTFHQKKRPYIILKWAESRDGFIAPLQREEQAPVWLSNTYSKQIVHQWRSEEMAFLVGTNTVLEDNPSLTTRSWYGKNPVRIYLDRKGQIPTSFAINQQKEPAICITANKALISNAHTRYYYADFERDLVQQICRILYELQIMSVVIEGGTQTIQHFITAGLWDEARIFSSDVVLKEGIAAPQLKKSHLTKRYTIANNELQILHAQS; from the coding sequence TTGTTCAAAGATACAGTTTTATCAATGTTGGAAAAAGACGAATACTATATTTCTCGATGCTTACAATTAGCAAAACAAGGAACCTTTGCCGCGATGCCCAATCCTTCGGTTGGCGCTGTGATTGTTTATCATGACAACATCATAGGAGAGGGGTTTACCGCTGCCTATGGGGGTTCTCATGCAGAAGTAAATGCAATTGCCCAGGTAAAAGATCAAGCCTTATTAAAAGAAAGTACGCTATACGTTAGTTTAGAACCTTGCAGCCACTTTGGCAAAACGCCTCCTTGTAGTGACCTCATTATTGCAAAGCAAATTCCTCGTGTTGTTGTTGGAACGATAGATCCTTTTGCGAAAGTTTGCGGGATGGGCATTCAAAAGATGAGGAATGCAGGCATTGATGTTGTTGTCGGTGTTTTGGAACAGGCCTGTCAAGAAAGCAACCAACGATTCTTTACCTTTCATCAAAAGAAACGCCCCTATATTATTTTAAAATGGGCCGAAAGTAGAGATGGTTTTATTGCCCCGCTACAACGAGAAGAACAAGCGCCTGTGTGGTTGTCTAACACCTATTCCAAACAAATAGTCCACCAATGGAGAAGTGAAGAAATGGCTTTTTTAGTAGGAACCAATACGGTTTTAGAAGATAACCCTTCGTTGACAACGAGAAGTTGGTATGGCAAAAACCCAGTGCGCATCTATTTGGATCGAAAAGGTCAAATTCCAACCTCCTTTGCTATCAATCAACAGAAAGAACCTGCTATTTGTATTACAGCCAATAAGGCTCTGATATCCAATGCCCATACGAGATACTATTACGCTGATTTTGAGCGCGATTTGGTGCAACAAATTTGCAGGATTCTCTATGAACTTCAAATTATGTCCGTCGTTATTGAAGGCGGAACGCAAACGATTCAGCACTTCATTACTGCAGGTTTGTGGGATGAAGCACGCATCTTTAGTAGTGATGTGGTACTCAAAGAAGGAATTGCAGCGCCTCAATTGAAAAAAAGCCATTTAACCAAGCGCTATACGATAGCCAATAATGAATTACAGATTTTACACGCCCAATCATAA
- the prmC gene encoding peptide chain release factor N(5)-glutamine methyltransferase: MFIKLLQDQFISKLTPIYDEGEAQQLFLFCLSELEGKTRIDLAMNPELTTVKLAQWQTTLDKLVQQKPIQHIFGKAYFYGYTFEVNEHTLIPRPETEELVEWIIASVPLNQPIRILDIGTGSGCIGLTLAKELPQSQVALLDISSEALQVAQRNAKALDVKVDFIQQDILALKQLSSSYDIIVSNPPYIRQLEKVEIKSNVMEYEPHTALFVDDSDPLIFYRKIAELAVENLKPQGQLFYEINQYLGQEMLELLTTIGFKNTELRRDMMQNDRMTKSVVL; this comes from the coding sequence ATGTTTATAAAATTACTTCAAGACCAGTTTATATCAAAGCTCACTCCGATTTATGACGAGGGAGAAGCCCAGCAATTGTTCCTTTTTTGTCTATCAGAATTGGAGGGAAAGACGCGTATCGATTTGGCAATGAACCCCGAGTTGACTACAGTTAAGCTAGCACAATGGCAAACGACATTAGACAAGCTCGTTCAACAAAAACCCATTCAGCATATTTTCGGAAAAGCTTATTTCTATGGGTATACTTTTGAGGTGAATGAACATACGTTGATTCCCCGTCCCGAAACAGAAGAATTAGTAGAGTGGATTATCGCTTCTGTTCCTCTCAATCAACCGATTCGCATTTTGGATATTGGAACAGGCAGTGGTTGTATTGGTCTTACCCTAGCCAAGGAATTGCCGCAGAGTCAAGTTGCGCTCTTGGATATATCTTCAGAAGCGTTGCAAGTAGCACAGCGCAATGCAAAAGCTTTGGATGTCAAGGTTGATTTTATCCAACAAGACATTTTAGCTTTAAAACAGCTCTCTTCTTCTTATGATATCATTGTTTCCAATCCACCTTATATCCGTCAATTGGAAAAAGTGGAAATAAAGAGCAATGTCATGGAATATGAACCGCATACTGCTTTGTTTGTAGACGATAGCGATCCACTTATCTTCTACCGAAAAATTGCGGAATTAGCCGTTGAAAATTTAAAACCTCAAGGTCAATTATTTTATGAAATAAACCAATATTTAGGTCAAGAAATGCTTGAACTATTAACGACTATAGGATTCAAAAACACCGAATTACGCCGCGACATGATGCAGAACGACCGCATGACAAAATCAGTTGTTTTGTAG
- a CDS encoding 3-hydroxyacyl-CoA dehydrogenase, translating into MNIKHVTVAGSGVLGYQIAFQTAFHGFNVTVYDINDEAIAKAKAKFDPLSERYKADLGATPAQIEQTRANLSYSSDLKIATAAADLVIEAVPESLKIKISFYQQLAAVAPAHTLFATNSSTLLPSQFAEATQRPKQFVALHFANEIWTHNTAEIMGHPQTDPQTFDQVVAFAKAIGMITLPLHKEQPGYILNSLLVPFLDAATNLLVNEVSDAHTIDKTWMAATGAPTGPFGILDIVGITTAYNINKMAADATQDPLKIKTVEYLKKEFIDTNKLGVGTGEGFYTYPNPAYLDKDFLK; encoded by the coding sequence ATGAATATAAAACATGTTACCGTCGCTGGAAGTGGCGTTTTAGGCTATCAAATTGCCTTTCAAACTGCCTTTCACGGATTCAACGTTACCGTTTACGATATTAACGACGAAGCTATTGCAAAGGCAAAGGCTAAATTCGATCCGCTGAGTGAACGCTATAAAGCAGATCTAGGCGCAACCCCTGCGCAAATTGAACAAACAAGAGCAAATTTGTCGTATTCGAGCGATTTAAAAATCGCTACGGCCGCAGCTGATCTAGTAATTGAGGCTGTTCCGGAAAGCCTTAAAATTAAGATCAGTTTTTATCAACAGCTTGCTGCCGTAGCACCCGCACATACGCTTTTTGCAACCAATTCCTCTACCTTATTGCCCAGTCAATTTGCTGAGGCCACCCAAAGACCCAAACAGTTTGTCGCCTTGCATTTTGCCAATGAAATATGGACGCATAATACAGCTGAGATTATGGGGCATCCACAAACGGATCCACAGACGTTTGATCAGGTTGTGGCCTTTGCTAAAGCGATAGGCATGATTACCCTGCCGTTGCACAAAGAACAACCGGGGTATATCTTAAACTCCCTGCTCGTCCCTTTCTTGGACGCGGCAACCAACTTATTAGTGAATGAAGTATCAGATGCGCATACCATTGATAAAACTTGGATGGCAGCCACAGGTGCTCCAACAGGACCGTTTGGCATCCTGGATATTGTAGGGATCACAACAGCCTATAATATCAATAAAATGGCGGCCGACGCCACGCAAGATCCACTGAAAATTAAAACAGTAGAATACTTAAAGAAAGAATTTATTGATACGAATAAACTGGGTGTAGGAACTGGTGAAGGATTCTATACCTATCCTAATCCCGCGTATTTAGATAAGGATTTCTTGAAATAG
- a CDS encoding acyl-CoA thioesterase produces the protein MEGELTSKELRIQKKIKDSETHVFRTVFPGQTNHHGTMFGGAVLAIMDEIAFMTATRFCRKPIVTVSSDKIDFNQPIPVGTLVELIGTVVRVGRTSLDVQVDVFVESMYREGREKAISGNFTLVAINESKRPVPVMDEIETF, from the coding sequence ATGGAAGGTGAATTAACAAGTAAGGAGCTGCGTATTCAAAAAAAGATTAAAGATTCTGAAACTCACGTTTTTAGAACGGTATTCCCAGGACAAACCAATCACCACGGAACGATGTTTGGGGGAGCTGTTTTAGCTATTATGGATGAAATTGCCTTTATGACCGCTACTCGCTTTTGCCGCAAACCAATTGTTACTGTATCCAGTGATAAAATCGATTTCAATCAACCTATTCCGGTGGGAACTTTAGTTGAATTAATCGGAACAGTAGTGCGCGTAGGACGCACAAGTTTAGATGTTCAGGTAGATGTTTTTGTAGAAAGCATGTATAGAGAAGGACGTGAAAAAGCAATTTCGGGTAATTTTACCTTAGTTGCCATCAACGAAAGTAAACGTCCAGTACCTGTAATGGATGAAATTGAAACATTTTAG
- a CDS encoding NAD(P)-dependent oxidoreductase produces the protein MKIGIIKELKSPPDRRVVFTPEILAKALQTYDTLEAVVEPSPIRIFSDQAYADLNLTLSDDLSDCDVLVGVKEVPVEALIPNKTYFFFSHTIKEQEYNRNILQTCLAKNIRLIDHETLVNQNNKRLIGFGRYAGIVGAYNTMRAFGLKYELFTLKKAENMLHTEDLIAQLRKQYFPPIKIAVTGNGKVSHGIMEILEGMKAKKVSIEHFLTQKYDVPVYTQLEVMDYYKRKDGVEATKADFYANPEQYESNFERFTKVTDVLITGHFFKHGSPKILTQDMLNAIDNKIQVVGDVSCDVDHGPIDCTLRASTISDPLYGYHPGKNIEVEFDHPAAITVMAIDNLPCELPKDASEGFGTVFLDDILPAFFNEDKDQILARATITQNGRLTERFSYLQNYVDGK, from the coding sequence ATGAAAATTGGCATTATTAAGGAACTAAAAAGTCCTCCTGATAGACGTGTTGTGTTTACACCTGAAATTCTAGCAAAGGCCTTACAAACGTATGATACCCTAGAAGCAGTCGTAGAACCTTCACCCATCAGAATCTTTTCGGACCAAGCGTATGCTGACCTAAACCTTACACTTAGTGATGATTTATCCGATTGTGATGTTTTAGTCGGTGTAAAAGAGGTTCCTGTAGAGGCTTTAATCCCCAACAAAACTTATTTTTTCTTCTCTCATACGATCAAAGAACAAGAATACAATAGAAATATTTTACAAACTTGTTTAGCAAAAAACATTCGCCTTATTGATCATGAAACACTTGTAAACCAAAACAACAAGCGATTGATCGGTTTTGGACGTTATGCAGGTATTGTCGGTGCCTATAACACCATGCGTGCTTTTGGTTTAAAATACGAGCTATTTACCCTGAAAAAAGCAGAAAACATGCTTCATACGGAGGATTTGATCGCTCAACTGAGAAAGCAATATTTTCCTCCTATTAAAATTGCAGTAACAGGAAATGGAAAGGTAAGTCACGGTATTATGGAAATTTTGGAGGGAATGAAAGCCAAAAAAGTTTCGATCGAGCATTTCTTGACACAGAAATACGATGTACCTGTTTATACCCAACTTGAAGTGATGGATTACTATAAACGCAAGGATGGAGTAGAGGCGACTAAAGCTGATTTTTATGCTAATCCAGAACAGTACGAAAGTAACTTTGAACGCTTTACTAAGGTAACAGACGTACTAATTACGGGGCATTTCTTCAAACATGGATCACCAAAGATCTTAACGCAAGACATGTTAAATGCAATTGACAACAAAATTCAAGTTGTAGGAGATGTTTCTTGTGATGTAGACCATGGTCCAATTGACTGTACCTTAAGAGCTTCGACAATTTCAGACCCTTTGTATGGGTATCATCCAGGTAAAAATATAGAGGTAGAATTTGATCATCCTGCTGCTATTACCGTGATGGCGATTGACAATTTACCTTGTGAATTACCTAAAGATGCAAGTGAAGGTTTTGGAACCGTGTTCTTAGATGATATTCTTCCCGCTTTCTTCAATGAGGATAAAGATCAAATCTTAGCGCGCGCAACCATTACTCAAAATGGTCGTTTAACAGAGCGCTTTAGTTACCTACAAAATTACGTAGACGGCAAATAA
- a CDS encoding AbiH family protein, with product MKINRIVLIGNGFDLAHGLKTTYGDFCNHLINKELEQLKEEFYYEANNVSQQNKKTTLESSLILITNITGQRKKRIMTYFKNDTKRSPKDTFKSIKNMFPESNFYFKNSFFGKIALLHLSSWIDIEELYFKELIQQNNEQVSKLNEEFDFIKKEFELYLKNEVIEKNEKPEKKVLIESIIKDIIKTDDITISFNTEFVAKQIDFMQKEINLIVEDQSNSQLIENLKREAQILTEHYNSNDYSKKQDLNKIQTQLNEILIKTADISKRINKNREESKEFDELELNKTIFLNFNYTNTHSLYSDPNNSKNIVVNIHGEVSNSKNPIIFGYGDERDDEFDKLLKKNNNFLKNIKSYWYLNNDNYRTLLSLLDENKYQIIILGLSCGVSDRVLLSTLFEHKNCISIKPYFYANNKNKYDNYQDTVMNISRSFVNKINMRELVVNKSKTSTYSIS from the coding sequence ATGAAAATTAATAGAATAGTTTTAATTGGAAATGGTTTTGATTTAGCTCATGGTTTAAAAACCACATATGGAGATTTTTGTAACCACTTAATAAATAAAGAATTAGAACAACTAAAAGAAGAATTTTATTATGAAGCAAACAACGTTTCACAACAAAATAAAAAAACAACACTAGAAAGTTCTTTAATACTTATAACAAATATTACAGGTCAGAGAAAAAAAAGAATCATGACATATTTTAAAAATGATACCAAAAGATCTCCAAAGGATACTTTTAAATCAATAAAAAATATGTTTCCAGAGTCTAATTTTTATTTCAAAAATTCTTTTTTCGGAAAAATTGCATTACTTCATCTGTCAAGCTGGATAGATATAGAAGAGCTTTATTTCAAAGAATTGATACAACAAAATAACGAACAAGTGTCTAAACTAAATGAGGAGTTTGATTTTATAAAAAAAGAGTTTGAATTGTATCTAAAAAATGAAGTAATTGAAAAGAATGAAAAACCAGAAAAAAAGGTTTTAATAGAAAGTATAATAAAAGATATCATCAAAACGGATGATATTACAATTTCTTTTAACACTGAGTTTGTTGCAAAACAAATAGATTTTATGCAAAAAGAAATAAATCTTATAGTTGAAGATCAAAGCAATTCTCAACTTATAGAAAACTTAAAACGTGAAGCACAAATACTAACAGAACATTACAATTCAAATGATTATTCTAAAAAACAAGACCTAAATAAAATACAAACTCAGCTGAACGAAATTTTAATAAAAACAGCTGATATATCAAAGAGAATAAACAAGAATAGAGAAGAGAGTAAGGAGTTCGATGAGTTAGAATTAAACAAAACAATTTTTTTAAATTTTAATTATACAAATACTCATTCTCTCTATTCAGACCCAAATAATAGTAAAAATATCGTAGTTAATATTCACGGAGAAGTATCAAACTCTAAAAATCCTATTATATTTGGTTATGGTGATGAAAGAGATGACGAATTCGATAAGCTGTTAAAGAAGAATAATAATTTTTTAAAAAACATTAAATCTTATTGGTATTTAAATAATGACAACTACAGAACCCTCCTATCTTTACTTGATGAAAATAAATATCAGATTATAATTTTAGGATTATCATGTGGGGTGTCTGATCGAGTCTTACTTAGTACTTTATTTGAACATAAAAATTGTATCTCAATCAAACCTTACTTTTACGCAAACAATAAAAATAAATATGACAATTATCAAGATACAGTTATGAATATATCAAGAAGCTTTGTTAATAAAATAAATATGCGAGAACTTGTGGTAAATAAAAGCAAAACAAGCACTTACTCGATATCTTAA